One Dehalobacter sp. genomic window carries:
- a CDS encoding FtsX-like permease family protein: protein MIDIALKNMWQRKTRTGLTVVAIAVCIMLFLVLSTATGTMDEMFAASSGQFAGQMFVKTPSAQSAAEFPPVSSSLTMEKANALMNVSGIDTARSAPLLLVQLQASMFQNGPPQVIAVGIPEGKEKAYYGDAAFGNGTGRLAGNDQVVLGNYAAYTYFKANVGDRITIQDHDFTVVGIADYTGSIITDGMVLMPLPVAQEIFSRPGVSTVLLAASSDDKVDSVGAAVTGQFPELQVMTQGDMDSTLDSMASMTHTFMGMINLTMLIVAGVVTLMVMFMSVSERTKEFGMLRAIGARRSKILALVLEESVIVCIVGSVLGILLSFLMMQFLFGGTLFSLETTAKAVIFMTVIGVIAGLIPAYRSAKIQPLEAIRYE from the coding sequence TTGATTGATATCGCATTGAAAAACATGTGGCAGCGCAAGACGCGGACGGGCCTGACGGTGGTCGCGATCGCGGTCTGCATCATGCTGTTCCTGGTGCTGTCCACCGCGACTGGCACGATGGACGAGATGTTCGCCGCCTCGAGCGGGCAGTTCGCGGGGCAGATGTTCGTGAAGACGCCTTCGGCGCAGTCCGCGGCGGAGTTCCCGCCGGTCTCGTCCAGCCTGACGATGGAGAAGGCGAACGCGCTGATGAACGTCAGCGGCATCGATACTGCACGTAGCGCGCCGCTGCTGCTGGTCCAGCTGCAGGCGTCGATGTTCCAGAACGGGCCGCCGCAGGTCATCGCGGTCGGTATCCCGGAAGGGAAGGAGAAAGCGTACTACGGCGACGCGGCCTTCGGTAACGGCACCGGCAGGCTGGCCGGAAACGATCAGGTCGTGCTCGGCAACTATGCGGCCTATACCTACTTCAAGGCGAACGTCGGCGACCGGATCACGATCCAGGATCACGACTTCACCGTTGTCGGCATAGCCGATTACACGGGCTCGATCATCACCGACGGCATGGTGCTGATGCCGCTCCCGGTGGCGCAGGAAATCTTCAGCAGGCCGGGCGTGTCGACCGTGCTGCTGGCCGCATCGTCGGACGATAAGGTGGACTCGGTCGGTGCGGCCGTCACGGGCCAGTTCCCGGAGCTGCAGGTCATGACCCAGGGCGACATGGACAGCACCCTGGATAGCATGGCGTCGATGACGCACACGTTCATGGGGATGATCAACCTGACCATGCTCATCGTGGCCGGCGTGGTCACCCTCATGGTCATGTTCATGTCGGTATCGGAGCGCACGAAGGAGTTCGGCATGCTGCGGGCCATCGGGGCACGGCGCTCGAAGATACTGGCGCTGGTGCTCGAGGAGTCGGTCATCGTGTGTATCGTCGGCAGCGTGCTCGGCATCCTGCTGTCGTTCCTGATGATGCAGTTCTTGTTCGGGGGAACGCTGTTCTCCCTGGAGACCACGGCGAAGGCCGTGATATTCATGACCGTGATCGGCGTGATCGCCGGGCTGATACCGGCCTACCGGTCCGCGAAGATACAGCCGCTGGAGGCGATTCGCTATGAGTGA